AGGCGCTGCGAATCAGTCATTGTGAAAGAAGCAATCGCCACACTCTCTGCCATCCTCACTGATGTGAAAACAGAGGGAGCAGGCATAACTAATAGGATATAAACCCCCCTGGGAACACGTGTACATCTGTAGGTTCTTATCTGAAGCCATAAGAGACCATGCCATCGCCATAGTTTTAAGCTTTGGTTTGTATagtattatttttctttgcatgTTAACCCTGCAAACTAATATACAAAGGCTAGTTGTGAAGCACTTTGCATATACATTATATGTATCTAGGTCATCCTAGAGATAATGTAGCTAATAATGCTTCAAAAAAGAGCACTCTAAATCTACTTAATGACCACTCAATGAACTACTCTTCACATCCATGTGTCACTacactgtttgtgtgattttctcTCAAATggcctctgtgtctgtgtctcgcTGCATCCAAGAGGAAAGATggtcgttgtgtgtgtgtgtgtgtgtgttcttgtatttgttacttcttTAGGATCTTTTATGACATAAACACTTTGTCAGGACCTAGTCATGGGTGTCAAAGCCATTTTatttcaggggccacatacagcacaattggATATGATTGCAAGTGGGctagaccagtaaaataatagcataaaagcctataaacaacaagaatgCCACAAGTTTTCCTTTGCTTTGCATTTAATGaagtaagattaaaaaaaacaaatcagtgcaatttcaacaattttATGGCTGAGTTTACcttttacacatgtgcattacaacttacagatgACAGTGGATTTACAACGGGACagaacatttagtcacaggtatctggaactgtaaaatgtagtatttcacattatgattagaattTAATCATAATGAGACATTTtcaccctctggtgggccggttctgttccgcgggccgtacgtttgacacccctgccttaaggctaagatttgaattgtgcttaggttaaggttagagtaaggcatgaactggttatggttaaggttggggataaTGCTCAGATAACATtaagactgtccaaatgaatggaagtcagcaTAGTGTCCTGAAGGagtagctgcacaaacatgtgtgtgtgtgtgtgtgtgtgtgtagagccgCTATGTTTCTGACTATCTCCCTCACACTATTGGCCCACGCCGCCTGTCGCAGATGGCTGTGGGCTGTGTttggagaaaaaacaactgtttttttctgcttctgcaTTTCCCGTCCCTGTTTCACGTGCCTCTGGCTCTTGTCCTGAGCAAAACGTGGCCCACTGATGCCGAGCGTGTCGTCTCAAGACCAGCTCTCCGTCTTCGCCCGCCTGTTTGGGAGGAACATGACGGCTCAATAATTACAGCCTGGGCAGGAGTAGTGAGAGCAAAATGGGTTGGCTGTGATAGCATCATTAAAATCACAAGGCTGATAAACTGAAGTGTCTGCTTGGATAAAACATGTTTGCGAAATGTGCTCGAGCACAAACATGTTGGTGTGCGAAAAACAAtgtgtgaggagtgtgtgtgtgtgtgtttgtgtacgagCATGTGGTCATCGTGCTTGTGAAGCCAAGTGGAATCTGACTACTTCACAGTTTTTGTCTAAATATAGTGAGTGAGGATCatggaagagagacagagcaggaccgagggagagagagagagagagagggagagagtgtttAATGCAGTATTAAACAAACCCTCTGTTTCCTTCCCCCTCTTGAAATCTCCTGCTCCCCTCACCTCCTTCTTCATCTGTGGCTCCCCTCGCTCTTCCCCTTCACTCACCACCCCTCCATCTGCCTGCAGTTCACTCCTACTTCTCTCTGCCATCTTGCCCTCTGAACCTCTATCCATATTTCTTCCGCCCCCCCCCTTCATCTTGTGCTCaccctcttcctctcactcaGATCACATTCTCTGTCTTCCATCTGCCCTTCCTCTCGTCTACCTCTCTGTCTTGCACCCTCAGTGTTTCGCTGTCTTTCACCCTCTTTGGCGGCACCGTGTGTGCCTTgttgagcagtgtgtgtgtgtgtgtgtgtgtgtgcgtgtgtgtgtgtgcagcagtagtgtgtgtctctgggtATTCCAACTAATGCTCAACACATGGATATAAATAGGAATAGGAATGATGCCTGCAAGGACAGAGTGCATGGATGCATAGGAGGCACATCGCAGAAGACCAGCAGCCATCCatgagagcatgtgtgtgtgtgtgcgcgcgtgtgtgtgtgtgatctcttTTGtctaagcttttttttttttttcaccccccctccaccacaGAATCCAACTGCACCTACTTCAAATTCTTCACCTCTGGGGAGAATGCAGTTATATTCAAGAAGACGACTAACAAGAGTGAGACATCACGCCTTCCCCTGCTATTTTCTGATGTACACATACAAAGTTACACTTTCACAACAGCTGCTCTAAATATAAAGCCGTTCACTGCTGTGCTCACAGGCCCAAgcgggttgtttttttgtttttttgttttttttttggtacgtTTTAGCCCATTAACTTGTGCTGCCACCCGGTTTCCAAAGCAAAGCCATAAGCTATCAGGCTGATTAATGTGTTTACCTTACTGGAGATTAGCTGGTTGTACATCACATAGAACATAAACTCATCATCAAGTGTCTGGGAAATCTACTTCAAAAATCCTTTTAATGTAAACTTCCTGTTTAATGTCATTGATATGTATGGACATTTATACATCAACagcacatatttaaatgtatttggtgTGTTGTGGACTTAATTAAACCAACTACACTTATATTTTGCATGAAAGTAGCTCTGAACAGTTGTATGACTCTATCTGACACTCCGTTGCAACACTAGTTAGGTGAGTTAAATCATTTGTGCTAATATTCAAGTTCTTACATTTAGCATGTTTGTGTACTAAAATGTCTAGATTAAAGGGGATCAACATAATAATTCCAAAACAAAGAGatgtaatatttttcatgttcgCTGTCCTCTTTGTTGTTTCTTCCTCTTATAACTAGAGCCTTTTATCTGTTGTATATCTTGAGTGAAATAATCATTCGTTGAACTGGTGTCAAAAACAATAAACTGGCTCTAACTCTTTTAGATGTTTTCTGGCGGCGCACCTGCTCAGTTTTACAATGccaataaaatatgttttaaacagAGCCAGCGCTGGAAAAGGCACAACTTTGTCCCTTCTTCTATTTTATGCACTTCTTGTTTGTGCACTTGTTCTATTGCTAAAATGCACCAGTTTGCACACAGGACGTCAAAATAACTCTACAGTATTGTGGATTTATAAAATAATAGATACCGGCTTCAACGACTAATGTTCACACTTGtatacttttacttcttctcTTCTTGTCGTGACTTTCTGCTCTCTTTTCCAGCCCTAAATCTCGCAGCAGCTATCTTGGCTCTTTTGAGTCTGACCATGATGGTCATGGGCTCCATCTGCATCGCCATGTCCCTGAGCAAAGGAGTGCAGTTCTTTCTTAAGCCGGCCTCCTTCTGTTTCATCCTATCAGGTGAGAGACGTCACTGGGATGGGACACAACGACATTTAACCAGGAAGCCCCTTAAAGATAGAAATCTCTTTTATGATCTGACATTGGGTGATAGACGGGGTACAcgctggacagttcaccagtccatcacagggccacatagagacgaaccatccactctcacagtcacacccatggtccatttagagtgtccaatttacctaatcctcatattgcatgtttttgtgggaggaaacccacgctcacacggggagaacatgcaaaccccatgTAGAAAGGCCAATGTCAACCCTTAGATCTTGGTAAGAAGAAGGTAAAGTTGTCTGACTGTGTTTTTGAGAGCAGAATAATTCAAAAGCTAAAGGACAGATCTCCGTGGTTATCTGGAACCAGATTCAGGACTTCTTTTTAGAACAAGTGTTGGAGGAGTCTAGAATAGTGCGTGATGATTTGGTTTTGACCTCCTGCTCATCTTTCCCTCTGTGCAGGTGCCCTGGTCCTTCTCTCCATCCTGATATTCCACCAGTCAGTGCTGGCCTTGTTGTCCAGTGACCACTCCATACCTTTACACCATGAACTGTCCTGGTCAGTGGCCTGCGTGGGCGCAGCGGGGGTCACTCTTATTTTCGGAGGCgtcctcttcatcatcctctctcttcctttcagCCCGTGGCAGAGATGCTTCCCACACAAAAATAGCAGCACCTAGCATTTAAACACTGAGACATACACTACACCACAAACATACATAGTTAAGtagttaagtatttttttttttaatgtttttgcttAACAGTTAGTGAAGTGTAAAGAGAGTTTGTCCGAGGAGTCATCAGAGGTCTTAAACGTTTGGAGGAAAAGTCCTTTGGTAGAAAACAGTTGGAAGAAATGACAATGCTACAACTGCCTGTGGTGTGTTTACTTCAGTTTACTACAATTACTTTCAAGTTTAAGGAATTCATTTTTATACTATCTAACTTTTTCTAGGGGGCTTGAAACATGAAAGCCTATTTCTGCctaggaaaaaaataaaaagtgagttATACACtatagcagtttttttttaaatcaatggaATGGATGAAACTACGTGTTAGAAATCAC
The sequence above is a segment of the Solea solea chromosome 13, fSolSol10.1, whole genome shotgun sequence genome. Coding sequences within it:
- the cacng6b gene encoding voltage-dependent calcium channel gamma-6 subunit; this encodes MWSNFFVQQDEEGRHGVAGAGQGGMGGMKGGRGQRRPPKMSDSQEGKIKLAFFVAIIGVTLTVLGMGTEFWAVLAQPKNFSGNQTCQMAHYGLWKGCIRTLWVADIDPERLSCGPAELPGESNCTYFKFFTSGENAVIFKKTTNKTLNLAAAILALLSLTMMVMGSICIAMSLSKGVQFFLKPASFCFILSGALVLLSILIFHQSVLALLSSDHSIPLHHELSWSVACVGAAGVTLIFGGVLFIILSLPFSPWQRCFPHKNSST